Proteins found in one Neomonachus schauinslandi chromosome 1, ASM220157v2, whole genome shotgun sequence genomic segment:
- the SLC38A3 gene encoding sodium-coupled neutral amino acid transporter 3: MEAPLQTEMVELVPNGKHSEGLLPVTTPTAGNPRVEGPRRSCVEGEGFLQKNPSKEPHFTDFEGKTSFGMSVFNLSNAIMGSGILGLAYAMANTGIILFLFLLTAVALLSSYSIHLLLKSSGIVGIRAYEQLGYRAFGTPGKLAAALAITLQNIGAMSSYLYIIKSELPLVIQTFLNLEEQTSDWYMNGNYLVILVSVTVILPLALMRQLGYLGYSSGFSLSCMVFFLIAVIYKKFHVPCPLPVNFANITGNFSLVEVTKEEAQLRVETETTALCTPSYFTLNSQTAYTIPIMAFAFVCHPEVLPIYTELKDPSKRKMQHISNLSISVMYVMYFLAALFGYLTFYDGVESELLHTYSKVDPFDVLILCVRVAVLTAVTLTVPIVLFPVRRAIQQMLFKNQEFNWLRHTLIAIGLLTCINLLVIFAPNILGIFGVIGATSAPCLIFIFPAIFYFRIIPTEREPAKSTPKILALCFAVLGLLLMTMSLSFIIIDWVSGTSRHGGSH, encoded by the exons ATGGAGGCACCTCTGCAGACAGAAATGGTGGAGCTGGTGCCCAACGGCAAACACTCGGAGGGGCTGCTCCCAGTCACCACCCCCACGGCCGGCAACCCGAG GGTCGAGGGCCCCAGACGGAGCTGTGTTGAGGGCGAGGGCTTCCTACAGAAAAACCCCAGCAAGGAGCCGCACTTCACTGAC TTCGAGGGGAAGACCTCATTTGGGATGTCAGTGTTCAACCTCAGCAACGCCATCATGGGCAGCGGCATCCTGGGCCTCGCCTACGCCATGGCCAACACGGGCATCATCCTTTTCCT GTTCCTGCTGACGGCCGTTGCCCTGCTCTCCAGCTACTCCATCCACCTGCTACTCAAGTCCTCAGGGATCGTGG GCATCCGTGCCTACGAGCAGCTGGGCTACCGTGCCTTTGGGACCCCAGGGAAGCTGGCAGCGGCCCTGGCCATCACGCTGCAGAATATTGGAG CCATGTCCAGCTACCTGTACATCATCAAGTCTGAGCTGCCCCTTGTCATACAGACCTTCCTGAACCTGGAGGAGCAAACCTC GGACTGGTACATGAACGGGAACTACCTGGTGATCCTAGTTTCTGTCACCGTCATTCTGCCTCTGGCACTGATGCGGCAGCTTG GCTACCTGGGTTACTCCAGCGGCTTCTCTCTCAGCTGCATGGTGTTCTTCCTAATCGCA GTCATCTACAAAAAGTTCCACGTGCCCTGCCCACTGCCCGTCAACTTCGCCAACATCACGGGCAACTTCAGCCTCGTGGAGGTCACCAAGGAGGAGGCACAGCTGCGGGTTGAGACAGAGACCACAGCCCTCTGCACCCCGAGCTACTTCACACTCAACTCACAG ACGGCATACACCATCCCCATCATGGCCTTCGCCTTCGTCTGCCATCCCGAGGTGCTGCCCATCTATACAGAGCTCAAGGA TCCCTCCAAGAGGAAGATGCAGCACATCTCCAACCTGTCCATCTCCGTCATGTATGTCATGTACTTCCTGGCTGCCCTCTTCGGCTACCTCACCTTCTACG ACGGGGTGGAGTCAGAGCTACTGCACACCTACAGCAAGGTGGACCCATTCGACGTGCTGATCCTCTGTGTGCGTGTGGCCGTGCTGACGGCAGTCACACTCACGGTGCCAATCGTTCTGTTTCCG gtgCGCCGTGCCATCCAGCAGATGCTGTTTAAGAACCAGGAGTTCAACTGGTTGCGGCACACGCTCATTGCCATTGGCCTGCTCACTTGCATCAACCTGCTGGTTATCTTCGCTCCCAACATCCTGGGCATCTTCGGGGTCATCG GTGCCACATCTGCTCCATGCCTCATCTTCATCTTCCCTGCCATCTTCTACTTCCGCATCATACCCACCGAGAGGGAGCCTGCAAAGTCTACCCCCAAAATCCTG GCCCTTTGTTTCGCTGTGCTTGGCCTCTTGCTGATGACCATGAGCTTGAGCTTCATCATCATTGACTGGGTGTCAGGGACCAGCCGGCATGGAGGAAGCCACTAG